The Cicer arietinum cultivar CDC Frontier isolate Library 1 chromosome 1, Cicar.CDCFrontier_v2.0, whole genome shotgun sequence genome contains the following window.
ATCCGTATTATACACATTAATCTCCGTACATGTTCTACATACAATTGACCTATATTTTCTACCATGTCCTTTTTCGATGTCAAATTGTATATGCTATTTAGCAACAACCACACATAAGTATACATGATAAACTCTATACAAGAGTTAAGGGAAATTGAATGAACTTCAAAAAAGAGATCTCAAATTTATACCAAAAAAACtaacatacaaattaatttagtaacatttacctataaaaaaaaacatatttcattCAACTCTTATAATTATTGTACTTAGAGAGAAGAAGGAATATACAATTTAAAGTTTGGATTTAACTAAATTTGGAAGAATAACTTTTCTTTACAATTTcttaaaaaagattttgaagaaaataatcaaatttccAAAATTATTCCCACAAAATGAATTGCTTCAGCCAAGATCAGGCACAGTGAAGTACtcatcttcatcatcataaTAATCATCTTGTTTGAGTTCAATTCTAGGCTTTTTGTTAGACATGTGAGACTTTGAGGTTCTTTGTGATGAAAAATTGTTGCTAGCATGAGTTACTGAAAGTTGAGGAACTTGAGGAACTTCAGCTGCAGCCATAGCTTCTTGAGTAAATTCTTCACCAAAAAGACTCTCATTTGTGAACCATTCCATTTCTCCAAATTGCATTGATTCCTTCTAAACACATCAAGGAAACAAAAAATGTTACATCAaggaaacaaataaatataataactcagccaaaaaaatattttatattatatagacATCATTGGTCATGCAGTCCTATAACTTAATTTCACGtgaattaaagaaaatatagcACTAGTATTAAAAAGTGCTAAGTTATGTGTTAATTCATCAGATCACATATATGTAATtccaattataaaataaagttgtatATCTTACTTTATCAGAGGATTCAAAATCTGCAAACTCCAATAAGTCATCAACAACCCAAGAGGATGTAAAGTTAGGCACTTGTTGAGAAGGAGTTTCAAGAGAAACTTGTTGTGTATTTCTATCAGGTGGATCTATGTGAGTTTGTTCGTCGTCTTCGGCGCAATTAGAACTCATGGCCACTCGGATACCGGTAGCGAGGAGCCGCTGGTGGTTCGCCGAGAGACTACCGGCCGAATGAACCGGTTCATCACAATCTTGACAGAAGAGTGCCCTGTCTTCAACACAAAATATGAAAGCTGGCTTATCCTAGAAAACAAAAGGAATAAATTACACAACAATTATAGGATAGTTAATATAtgaataacatataaaaataacttagcGTGTATTTGGTTCTGCAGTGACTAAAAATGTAGAGAATTAACTTTTTTGATacatgattaattttatgaCATGATAAAACTATAGAGAAATTTTGAGGTACTATAATTACTTGGCATATGTCACATCTAGGAAGCTTGTTTGAGAGAGATTGAAGAAGAAGCCTTTGGTGCTTGCTTGCAAGTTTGTTTGCAGCATGAACTTCAATATCACATTTAGCACACAAAGCAGCTTCATCAGCACAACAAATCACTGTTGCTGCTGCTTTCTCACAAACATCACATTGAATTTTCATAACTTATGTGAGAAAATTTTAGATTAAGAACAATATCTCTCAACCAAAGTAGTATATACCCTTTATGAGACAGGAAGTGTTATGCCAAATATGGACAATGGTGATTTTTTGTAATGTATAATAGTAATGGCAAGTTGTATTATTAATCAGATCATGAGaaccaagaaaaaaaatatataaaaatataaaaataaaaatacataataataaattttaatgcaACATTTGAAAAAGTTGGTGGATGAGAATTGAAAGCAAAGATAAgatgaagaattttgtgagtgTAATGAAAACAACAAGGCTTAGTAGGGTCAGTGTTCACATTACCATGTATTTGTGTGTGGTTGTGGTGTCAATGACGAACTAGGCATTTTCTTGTGGCCATTGTAATTTCTAGATACTGTTCAATCTTTAATAACAACTAAATGTTCTATGGTTCTTGTATTTGTCTTTGTTGGCAACATATTGGCTCTACATTGCTTTCTATACACTTGAATGGAATGCACATCACTGTCAAATTTAGCCTATGCTTTTTATTTCACCAATTCTTTTATAGGAAAAATTAGACATTTGGTGCTTACTGCTTAAAGTTTCACATTTTTgggattcaattttttaattttcttttatcctttttatattacattatttgCAACAGTTTTacctttttatatttgaataaataaattggtTTTTGAAATTGTGAGTAATGTTCAATATAGTTTTCCTGTTtcataaattaacaaatatatttctaaatttatatactccctctgtcttttttttaattgttgcaTTTGTATATCATTTTTGTTCctattaatttgttatttttaaagttcaatgaaacattaattattgttttgtcAATTTcgtttttagttatttattgtaaagaggaaaatatataaaataaaataataaataatttaggatattatagtaaaaaaaaataattatataaaaaacaaaatttattgagTGTTTTGATTTGTGTAAAATGTCTTTAAACGACGGCTAAAAAGGAATAGAGAGAGTATGAAATTCAAagttttcttcttcctttttcttattatttattgaattcaaattttttatattaattttgtaaatatactGTTATACACAATTAACATAACtcaaataatttgattaatacGACTTGttacttattattatataattaacgTATCATAAGTTACATCAGTGCTCCATTCATACATAAGATAATTCAAAACTCgtgtattgtaattttctttttttttttttttttatattaaagatgTGTAGTAAGATTTGTGTCAATGTATCacttaacataataatatatgatctttTAACTAAGACTaagtaaaaaattaacttactcaatattttgataaatcagTGACtatgaaatatacataaaatagATTACTAGGTTGATATAAGTATCATATTTACCCTTTTAATTTTGATGAGTTAgaactatttaatttatttcttgcAATACATCAAACTAAGTATGAttcaacaaataatataaattttaaaaacacatcgaaataaaaataaaaatagtgatattgaattttatttcaaaagaataaaaaactaCGTAtatttcagaagaaaaaaaactgcataaatttctcacaaaattattttttatttggatataactAATATACTAAGCCCAACATTGAAATAAACAACCACTCAACttgcttattgtagtccattgaTTTTCCATAAATCATTTTGTTAGGAGATTTTTTTGGAAATGTCATACATTGTGTTGTCCAACACATTCTGTTGCAGGTCTTTGTCCTCCATGACACATAACAACATTTGTAGGACACTTGAGACAATTATTTGCAACACTACCTCTAACATTTGTTGCTATGTGACTGAATTCCAATGGAAGATTCCCCATAAGAAAATTGTGATCCAAATACAATCTTCTCCATGTTGTTCTTAGTTTCATTCCATATTCCTTTGGAATGATACCATGAAACTCattgtttgataaatttaatatagTCAAATTTGTAAAACTCACCAAATTCACTGGTAAACGACCCTTCAAATGGTTACCTTGTGCCTCAAGTAATTTAAGTTGTTGTCCTTGTCCAGAATAATCAACAACATCCAATGTTGCAAATCTGTTGAAAGAAACATTAAGATGAACAAcattttttaaggataaaacGTCTCTTCTTATAACGCCTGAAAATTTGTTGTCACTTATATCTATCCATTTAAGTAGTAAGATTTGTGTCAATGTATCacttaacataataatatatgatctttTAACTAAGACTaagtaaaaaattaacttactcaatattttgataaatcagTGACtatgaaatatacataaaatagATTACTAGGTTGATATAAGTATCATATTTACCCTTTTAATTTTGATGAGTTAgaactatttaatttatttcttgcAATACATCAAACTAAGTATGAttcaacaaataatataaattttaaaaacacatcgaaataaaaataaaaatagtgatattgaattttatttcaaaagaataaaaaactaCGTAtatttcagaagaaaaaaaactgcataaatttctcacaaaattattttttatttggatataactAATATACTAAGCCCAACATTGAAATAAACAACCACTCAACttgcttattgtagtccattgaTTTTCCATAAATCATTTTGTTAGGAGATTTTTTTGGAAATGTCATACATTGTGTTGTCCAACACATTCTGTTGCAGGTCTTTGTCCTCCATGACACATAACAACATTTGTAGGACACTTGAGACAATTATTTGCAACACTACCTCTAACATTTGTTGCTATGTGACTGAATTCCAATGGAAGATTCCCCATAAGAAAATTGTGATCCAAATACAATCTTCTCCATGTTGTTCTTAGTTTCATTCCATATTCCTTTGGAATGATACCATGAAACTCattgtttgataaatttaatatagTCAAATTTGTAAAACTCACCAAATTCACTGGTAAACGACCCTTCAAATGGTTACCTTGTGCCTCAAGTAATTTAAGTTGTTGTCCTTGTCCAGAATAATCAACAACATCCAATGTTGCAAATCTGTTGAAAGAAACATTAAGATGAACAAcattttttaaggataaaacGTCTCTTCTTATAACGCCTGAAAATTTGTTGTCACTTATATCTATCCATTTAAGGTGTATAAGATCCTTAAGAGGTGTTATGTGTCCTGAAAGTATGTTATGACTGAAGTGCAAGTTTCTTAAACTCATTGGAAGATTTGGTAAATTCCCATAAAATTGATTGAAACTAATGTCTAATGTGTTCAATTGCCACAAGCCTGTAAGATTTTGGATTCTACCTGAAAAATTGTTGTTTGAGATGCTCAAATATGTTAAACTTCTCAAACCTGACATATCATTAGGAATTGTTCCCGAAAGGCGGTTACTAGAAAGATCAAGATATTGAAGTTTCTTAAGTTGAGTAATTCCTTGAGGTATAAAACCAGTGAAAAAGTTTTCTGAAATTGTGAGTCTAGTGAGTTTTCTCAATTTTCCAATTGTTTCTGGTATTGGTCCTCTAAACTTGTTATTGTTGAGATTTAGTACTGTTAATTCTGTTAAGTTTCCAATATAAGATGTTAAGAAACCTTCATAACCAATGCCATCTAGATCAATTGCTGTTACTCTACTTGATGAGTTATCTAGAGGTAAATCACATAATATACCAAGAAATTGTGAGCCAGTGCCTTCACAAGGGTCAACTCTAAAGTCCCAACTATTGATATAAGAAGATGGAGGAATTGAATTAGGATCAATGGCATGTTTTATTTCACGAAGAGAAAGAATGTCACCTTCAAAAGTTGATGAGTGGATTTGTGATGGAATGAGACATAGAGTGAATGTTATGATTAAAAGGGAATAAAGTGGTATCAATAATTTAGTAGGTGGTTTTTTAGCCATACTCAATCGaaagaaaaattgttttggttttaattttgttttatgttgaTATGAATTTCCATATGCTTTTTTATAAGATGTTGATGGCAtgtaatttagaaaaataattatttttatgtatatgtaaAGTCTTGAAGGCATGCCAAGAATTTGAGTTACCTAAATACAAAATGTTAAAGATTGTGTGGATGGACCTACCAAGCTTGGATAAAAATCTTTTTGTCTTAGTGGTTCATTTGGAAGACTCTTTGCAATGAATGGTTTTCTTGGAAATAGAAAACCACACGATTTTTCTATAAGAAAGTGTTGTTTTCCAACTCTAAGTTATAGAATGCAATTAACATGAACAACAAAAGATAACctaattccaaaactaaaatgCATTGTTTGGTTTATGTGAAAAGAAGATGAAAGGAGTGAGGGGAAACAAAAGGactaaaaaaaatgtgttgCCTCTATTTGATTGCTTGAAAAGAGTGAAGAAAATATGTAAGTCCCATTTTGTAAAAGAATCCATGCTATCTAgcaagaaaaatgaaaaaaagactatccaaatttaaaaaaaacacaaaaatcttttgaaataattttttaagagtACAACATGGACAATGTTGCTAGGTTTACCTTGgcaattttttctttctttcttataTTGGACTCTaacttttattcaaaattatatttttatttttcagaatTAGTTTTCactttctttgttattttttagggatattttatttatgatacaTATCTAATTTAGTACGTTTGTGAAATAGAAAAAGTGTactcaatttatttaaaactattcaataaaatatgtatatttaaatttattaacatcATTCAATATATATTGGTTTGTGAATGAatgtttcttttctattttctattttgtatttttaagagtgtattttcatttttaacaagTTTTTCTATTCAATTTTGACTTAATGTTAGTTTTATCATTTTGcgagtatatatttattttttcccctcactttctatcttttttttccaCTTCCTCTCATACAAaacaactaacattttaccttatgttatattttctttctttcgtTCCACTTTTCTTCCTCTATCTCTTTCTTTCTTATTACTTTaattactaaaccaaacaaagcACACATGTCGTCACGAATAAAGCATGCTTTAAAAATGCACAACAATAGACAACCTAATCTCAACCTTATATGTTGTCATGAGCAACTCATGCTCTCAAACTCTCAAAACCTTTCAAATACAAAACTCTTCCAAGCCAAGTACTTCTAGCTAGTTGtaaaatcaacacataacatttCCTTACCTTACTTTACCTTTTCATCTTTGATACTAAATTCTCATAttcaaaacaacatttcatGCATGGAGAAGAGAAACCTACTAAAAGATGAAACTTTTCTCCAACACCCTTATATTCTTGCTCTTGTTCTAGTTTTGAGCTTTGTTGTTATGGACCCATTTCAAATGGGCCCAGTATCAGAACATCAATTCAGACCCGTGAAACATGACATCGCACCTTACCAAAAAGTCATGAAGAGTTGGCCTAGAGACAACATGAGTAGATTGGGACTTCATGGAAAATTagaatttgaaaatcaagtatTTGGGCCGGAGTCACTTGAGTTTGATAACATGGGCCGTGGGCCTTACACTGGTTTAGCTGATGGTCGCATTGTTAGGTGGATGGGGGAAGAGCTTGGTTGGGAAACATTCGCAGTTGTCACATCTAATTGGTAAGTATAGGATTCAGATTCCCTTAAAGAAGTCACGTGACATTAAGGTGACATTAAGATCGAatgattcaaattaaaatttagtatttaaattataaaataaaaatttatatttttttggatcGTCTAATTTTGATTGAATAGTTTTAAATGTCTGACTGTGTGAATGTGTGATTCTTTTGAGAGTAAAATatcagaatatatatatatatatatatatacatcgTTTTAAATTAAGGAAttatatacttttatatttCTTATGTTTCTAAAAAGAAACTACTAAAACTAACACTATCAAATTCTATGAgttattgtttatttatgtgTATTGATGGTAATGAGAGTTGGTATTTTAAAAGGACTGAAAAGCTTTGCATGAGGGGAAATGATTCAACCACTTCGAAGCAATGGAAGCATGAGAAAACGTGTGGACGTCCACTTGGATTAAGATTTGACAAAGAGAATGGAGATCTATACATAGCAGATGCATATTATGGGCTTCTTATGGTTGGACCAAATGGGGGACTAGCTACATCATTGGCAACTCATATTGAAGGAAAACCTATTCTCTTTGCAAATGACCTTGACATTCACAACAATGGTTCCATATTCTTCACAGATACTAGCAAAAGATACAACCGAGTGTAATTACTTCTATTGCTCTCTATTTCACAACTTAACTAGATAAATGTAGAGAGGCAAAATGTCAATTAATCTAGtgatttatttcaatattttaataatgtcTTTATGAAGGGTATTATTTTCTGCAGTGCacacttttttatattattggaAGGAGAAGCAACAGGTAGGCTCCTTAGATATGATCCTCCAACAAAAACAACTCATGTTGTCTTGGATGGTCTTGCTTTTCCCAATGGTGTGCAGTTTTCTAAAGATCAATCATTCCTCCTATTTACTGAAACCACCAATTGCAGGTCCTTACTACATATATACTTATCTTGCTAGTTGGTTTCAATTTTGTGTgataatcatttttataaatatatttttgtttttcaaaagcattatacATTTTGTCATATAACTATGCAAGACTTGATATTGCTCTCACCTTGACAGGCTAATGAAGCTTTGGATAGAAGGTCCTAAAAGAGGAAGCGTGGAACATGTAGCTGATCTTCCAGGGTTTCCAGACAACGTAAGGATAAACGAAAAAGGACAATTTTGGGTGGCAATAGATTGTTGTCGGACTTCAGCTCAAGAGGTTTTGAGCAACAATCCATGGTTGAGGAGTATATATTTCCGCTTGCCTATAAAGATGAGCTTGTTGGCTAGAGTTATGGGGATGAAAATGTATACTGTGATTTCACGTTTGGATGATAAAGGAAATGTTCTTGAAGTGCTTGAAGACAGAGAAGGTCAAGTCATGAAGTTGGTGAGTGAAGTCAAAGAGGTCAAAGGGAAGCTTTGGATTGGAACTGTAGCTCATAACCATATCTCCACCTTAACTTACCCTTAACAACATTCTATTTGCCTTGTATCATGGATTATGATTTTCCTCTtgctaaaattaaattaaatggtaGAATTGCTTAATCTCTGTaacaatattttagttaattaaataaatctttGGAACaactaattaatcaaattaaataccattaattaaatatgtgatttaACTATCACTCAAAAAGTTTCACGTGGCTGAGTTCTCATAATTCAGATAATAGAAGccattagttaattaattaaactaaataaataaacaataaaaccGTGGAGAAATGACGCAGCAAGATAGATAAACTTGTGCATTGAATTCGCAGATGAACTGAATAAACACATCAGACAGAACGCACCGCAATTTGAAACCGTGACGCaattattaattacattaataaaataatgatgaTCTTACTTTATGATTGAAATTGTAAGGAACAAGTTCAAGTTCaagttcaaattcaatttcaatcaaTAACTTGTCATTGTAGTTGTGAATCACTCTGAACAAGAATGTTCAAGTTTCGCTCTCTCTTACTAAAATCCAGATTCACCAAATTCCAATTCACTAACACTTTCAACAACCTTCAACCACCTTCATTCGCACGTGCCAATTCTAGGGTTCCGATCTCTCACAATTTCTGCACCACACCGAACAGAGACTCAATCGAATACGACGTCGTTGTCGTCGGAGCAGGTCCCGCCGGCTTATCGGCGGCGATACGGCTGAAACAACTTTGCCGCGAAAATGACACCGATTTATCTGTTTGCGTCCTCGAGAAAGGTGCTGAAGTAGGTAAGTCAACTTCGCTTCTCTTCTGGTAATAAATCGctattagaaaaaaataaaaaagctcTATCGATCTTCGCAAGttcattgttgttgttgttaggTGCTCACATTGTTTCTGGAAACGTTTTTGAACCTCGCGCGTTGAATGAACTTCTTCCTCAGTGGAAGCAGCAAGAGGTGCATTCTCTTCGCAATTCGGTTTATGAAGTAGTACTATATATAGCTTTGAAGTGTCTTCAATTCACTTTTGTTTTTAATCTGCAGGCTCCGATTAACACACCTGTTTCTTCTGACAAGTTTTGGTTTCTAACCAAGAATCGTGCAATTTCACTTCCGAGTCCATTTGATAACAAAGGCAACTATGTAATAAGGTTTCTAACTGTCTATAATATACTTTCATACAGCTAGAGTGTTTAATTTcaactgaaaaaaaaatgtaattaatagTTTGTGTGCCCTTTCCTTATATATTGGCACTTAAATTATGTATGCGGTTTTGAATATTACTTGATTGCTGAATTTCCTATGCTGAAACTgttcctttctttttttcattttgtttgtagTTTTAGAAGTTGCTGTATTTGATTTCAAGTGTAATGGTGTTTTAACTCCTGAGAAAACCTCATTTTTTATCAAACGATTGGTTTGTGCCAGTAGATTGTACTGTGCTTAAAGTTATAACTTCAAAATTTAACATGCGACGACAATCATGACATGAAGTCCTAAATCCTAATAGATGaagctattttattttttaattttcgtctatgttaaataaacaaaattccTATCACATTCTTGCTTCtaatatttttctcattaatttaTGTAGAATTCAAAATTGAAAGATACTTTTACTCAAATTATGTAGAATTCCTATCACATTCTTGTCAGGTTTGCAATGTTTTTGttcactttttttttccaaatccaaaatatttattttggaccATCTGTTACAGTCTTAGTCAGTTAGTACGATGGATGGGAGCTAAAGCTGAAGAGTTAGGTGTGGAGATATACCCAGGATTTGCTGCTAGTGAGGTATTTCCAATTTTCCGCATTTGCCTGAATGTTACTACTCTATATTTGTTATTGTTTACTGGTGTATTTCCATGCCAGATATTGTATGATGCTAACAACAAAGTTATCGGTATTGGAACTAATGATATGGGAATTTCAAAAGATGGTTCAAAGAAGGAGACGTTTCAACGTGGTGTTGAGGTCAAAGGTTTCATTTTATACATTTATCTCGTACATATGATTATGTGCTTTGTCTCAGTTCTTGGAGAAAAGTGTTTCCCTAATTAACACTTGTTTAGCTGCTCCAGCAATGTGACTATGATTTGGATCAACAGTTTTGCCCTAGTATTTAGTTTTTTCTGAGGCGTAGTTGTTAACTAAGTAACTACTGAATCACATTTAGGTCGCTTAACACTTCTGGCCGAGGGATGTCGAGGATCGTTATCAGAggtttgaaaattaaaattttggattGGCATAGATTCTAGTTTTTCCTGTGAATTATTATGTTGATGGCAAAGCCTCTAATCCCCATTCCTCTGTTCCCTACAGAAAATAATGAAACAGTACAACCTGAGAGAGAAGGGAGGTGCAGAACATCAGACATATGCATTGGGAATTAAAGAAGTATAACtacttaacatttttttaaagaaacttaaaaaaaaaaatctcatctTTATTTTTCATGAAAAGCAGAAATCTGTCATGattctggttttttttttcttctttttttccagTTATACCTTATAAGCATTAAGAATATTTGATTGTTGACTTTTCTAATAAGTGAAAACCATGGGTGTTTTCTTAATCTTATTTGCCACCATCGCTTAGATTCTGCAAACTTATACTTTTAGGTTTGGGAAATTGATGAGGAAAAACATCAACCTGGGGCAGTACTTCACACGTTGGGATGGCCCTTGGATCATAAAACATATGGAGGATCTTTTCTGTATCACATGAAAGATAGACAAGTAAGATTTGGATCTGTGAGACTGGCTGCTACCTCATATTGTGATTATTGTACAGCCAGCATTACTGTGTGTTCTATATATGAAATAAACACTACAATAATACACATGTAGCACAAAACTAACCTCGTcgattttctaattttatttatagtcAGACCAACTTGTTTCTATACCATTTGGCTGTTCATTGTTATGTTTGAGTTGAGCCTCACAGTTAGATGGTTGCTAATTCCTGGAAAGTGCTTTAAACCACTATGGAACAAGCTGATATATTTCAATTTGATGAAGCTATTTCTCTCACTAGAAATCTGTTATACCAAGTTTTAAACAAGTTGCCTGCTGCTATATTTGCAAACTTTGACTGAACTACACTAGTTTTTAGATTCATTTATGTTGACAATATATTCTTCATGTCAAGAATTCTACTTTCCATCGTGACAGATTTCTTTAGGCCTTGTAGTTGCTTTGAACTATCAGAACCCATTCATGAATCCTTATGAGGAATTCCAGGTAAAGTTTTTTTCCTTTGTGGGTATGTCCAAAACACAAatgaaattttgttgttgtcaatTATATGCTACTTAATCTtgcttcatattttttaaatgtaggaaaaaaattatattctctTTTAATTAAATGCTACTTTTTTCCGTCTTTGCATGACATGTGCCTGGGTTTTTTAAGAGATGTAATATTCCTTTTAATGAACTACTTCAATATGTGGTTTTTGTGGTATTTAATTTGGCAAGCCACTTATATGTTTTGTTTAAGTTGGTTGTTCCATCTTTCTATGATGAGAATGTATTAGGCTTTGAGCTTTCTTGGATGCATGTTTATTTATGCAATTTAAATGACTTGGATTTTTGGATGACGTCTGTTAGTATTTTCTAAGGTACATATGTTTCTTCTAAGGAACGGTGTGTATGTTTAACTTGGCAAGTCACTTCTACTCTCTTTTAAGTTGGTTGTCCACCTTTTTATGCAATGAATTGTTTCATTTTTCTAGTATGCAGGTGTATTTATACAATTTGTATTAATGAAATGAGTCATTTACCCAGCTAAATTCACTGATTATGTTTTGGATCTTTTTGCGAAACTTTTGCTGGTTGTTTGTGTTGATACAGTATCTCTT
Protein-coding sequences here:
- the LOC101506126 gene encoding protein STRICTOSIDINE SYNTHASE-LIKE 13, with translation MEKRNLLKDETFLQHPYILALVLVLSFVVMDPFQMGPVSEHQFRPVKHDIAPYQKVMKSWPRDNMSRLGLHGKLEFENQVFGPESLEFDNMGRGPYTGLADGRIVRWMGEELGWETFAVVTSNWTEKLCMRGNDSTTSKQWKHEKTCGRPLGLRFDKENGDLYIADAYYGLLMVGPNGGLATSLATHIEGKPILFANDLDIHNNGSIFFTDTSKRYNRVAHFFILLEGEATGRLLRYDPPTKTTHVVLDGLAFPNGVQFSKDQSFLLFTETTNCRLMKLWIEGPKRGSVEHVADLPGFPDNVRINEKGQFWVAIDCCRTSAQEVLSNNPWLRSIYFRLPIKMSLLARVMGMKMYTVISRLDDKGNVLEVLEDREGQVMKLVSEVKEVKGKLWIGTVAHNHISTLTYP
- the LOC101504535 gene encoding electron transfer flavoprotein-ubiquinone oxidoreductase, mitochondrial — encoded protein: MFKFRSLLLKSRFTKFQFTNTFNNLQPPSFARANSRVPISHNFCTTPNRDSIEYDVVVVGAGPAGLSAAIRLKQLCRENDTDLSVCVLEKGAEVGAHIVSGNVFEPRALNELLPQWKQQEAPINTPVSSDKFWFLTKNRAISLPSPFDNKGNYVISLSQLVRWMGAKAEELGVEIYPGFAASEILYDANNKVIGIGTNDMGISKDGSKKETFQRGVEVKGRLTLLAEGCRGSLSEKIMKQYNLREKGGAEHQTYALGIKEVWEIDEEKHQPGAVLHTLGWPLDHKTYGGSFLYHMKDRQISLGLVVALNYQNPFMNPYEEFQKLKHHPAIKPFLEGGTVIQYGARTLNEGGFQSIPYPVFPGGAIIGCSAGFLNVPKIKGTHTAMKSGMVAAEAAFGVLNEGLDMNTYWDALRNSWIWEELYKSRNYRPAFEYGLIPGLAFSGLEHYILKGRHPITLKHGKPDHEATNPARLHSPIHYPKADGVLSFDVPTSLHRSNTNHEHDQPPHLRLRDPKIPELTNLPVYAAPESRYCPARVYEYVADEQNQLKLQINAQNCLHCKACDIKDPKQNIEWTVPEGGGGPGYSVM
- the LOC101506457 gene encoding uncharacterized protein — its product is MAKKPPTKLLIPLYSLLIITFTLCLIPSQIHSSTFEGDILSLREIKHAIDPNSIPPSSYINSWDFRVDPCEGTGSQFLGILCDLPLDNSSSRVTAIDLDGIGYEGFLTSYIGNLTELTVLNLNNNKFRGPIPETIGKLRKLTRLTISENFFTGFIPQGITQLKKLQYLDLSSNRLSGTIPNDMSGLRSLTYLSISNNNFSGRIQNLTGLWQLNTLDISFNQFYGNLPNLPMSLRNLHFSHNILSGHITPLKDLIHLKWIDISDNKFSGVIRRDVLSLKNVVHLNVSFNRFATLDVVDYSGQGQQLKLLEAQGNHLKGRLPVNLVSFTNLTILNLSNNEFHGIIPKEYGMKLRTTWRRLYLDHNFLMGNLPLEFSHIATNVRGSVANNCLKCPTNVVMCHGGQRPATECVGQHNV
- the LOC101506782 gene encoding B-box zinc finger protein 25, which codes for MKIQCDVCEKAAATVICCADEAALCAKCDIEVHAANKLASKHQRLLLQSLSNKLPRCDICQDKPAFIFCVEDRALFCQDCDEPVHSAGSLSANHQRLLATGIRVAMSSNCAEDDEQTHIDPPDRNTQQVSLETPSQQVPNFTSSWVVDDLLEFADFESSDKKESMQFGEMEWFTNESLFGEEFTQEAMAAAEVPQVPQLSVTHASNNFSSQRTSKSHMSNKKPRIELKQDDYYDDEDEYFTVPDLG